The Nicotiana tomentosiformis chromosome 2, ASM39032v3, whole genome shotgun sequence genome includes the window CAGTTAAGTAAAAACAATTGGATGACGTTTGTTCAAAAATTTGCAACAATTGAAAAGGAAATAAAAGGTTTCTTGGCTTTTGTGGGGAGCAGTTTTAGTAGTAAACAATTTCAGTTTTGCCAAAACTAAAACCAAATGTAAAaatgttttttaaaatttttgaaccAAACACCACATCTTCCCCAAATGTTTGGAAGTCTAAAACAGGGGAGGTTGTTAAATGGTGTAATTTTGGGTCTTTGAAAATGGTCCAACTGATGCACTCCCGGATAAAAGTCACCATCTCGTTTTACAGATCTCGAATAACTTTGTTTCACTTTCCTGTCGAAGAAAACATAGAGaaaaaaatagataaaaattctaTTAGTTTTCGGTAGACTTGTAATACAAAAAACAAACTAATAATAATATTTCTCAGAACTGAAAATGACAAAAGAAAAGATATTTGAACATCAAATACTTCTCAGCAAATGCAGCTACGTATGAACTAATTTATGAACATAGACATCAGGTAAATCTGATTCTTGGCGAATTATCAATATCcacaattaaaatttaaaaaaatgcaCAAAAAGTGAGGGGAAAAACAAAGAAAACCAACCTGGTCAGGCTTAAGGAATACGATATTTCCCAAGACAATTACAGTTCCCGATTGATCGAGCATCTTCGCGAATTCTAGGGCTTGATCATCGTTTGGACAAGCTCCATTGCAGATCTGAATAAATTCCGCGTACGAAATCCAATCCTTTTCTATCTGCTTTAGCCTAGATTTCACCACCTCAAGCTGCGCCAACCTCAGAACCTTCTTCGCATCCGCCAACGTGAATTTCCCCTCCTCCGCATCGGAGTCCTCCTCCGGTATCGGTTTTTGTTGCGGCGGTGGGATGAGCCCATCGAGTCTGATCCTATCTCTAGCAATGTCCATCCCTCTCAGTTTCTCAAGGAGCTTTTCTCCGATGGGAAGAGACCGGAGCTCCGGCGAGGTTGCCACAGAGTCACGGTGGAGATATCGCCAAAAAAATCGATCGTCTCCGGGATCTGGAGCTCTCTTATTAGGATTTGAAGAGGCTGTCGATTTGGTCATGGTTGAGGAACAAATACGGCAGGTTGTTAGGGAAGGACGAGTAATTTTGTAAGCATTGAAAAGCCGTTCAGCTAACATTTTCTTGAACGCCATTGATATACGAAGAAACTCTGTTCTTATTTTGGTAAATATTGCAGGTTACGGATCTTTCAACCATGAGAAAATAGTGTTGTAATCGCCTTGTATTTATAGGTCCTTTTGCCGTTAAAGAAACGCTaggtttttcctttttttttctttttttcttttgtttttttggtAAACAAACGCTAGGTTATTTTATCCTTACCTGCGAGATAATCACTTGTGGCGAGAAAATGAATATTCCCAAAAATATAAGGCAGGTATCATAGGCATTCGTTACGAAAATATCTTATCGTAGATTATTCAACTTAAACGACgttagagaaaaagaaaaataaagtgtGACACAGCAAATTGTGTCGTTTTTGAGCGGGTCATAGCATGATGCCATGATCCAATTCGTTAAAttcattaaaataaaaatatgttgaGGCTTGTATTTTAAAGTGGGGTTATAGTCCTACTTATTCAATTAAACACattcaaaagtaattttttactTTGTTATATTTTTAGCTAAAGAAGATTCTTTCAATTTTAAATAAAAACACCAACCTCTTagagaaaaaaatttattttacaAAATATTCAAAATGATTTGGGAATTTTTTCACCAAACGTACGTATTCGTTGGAACTTTTAGTGCCTTCAAATAAGTATAGGCTAGTCGAGCGTATACATAGACAGCCCATTAAACTTGGcccaattttttattttggcactctAACTCAATCTTGTTCCATTTTGGCTCTCCAACCCTATTTCTTATGTTTCACTTTAACACAACAGCTGACTAGATTCAGAGTGTGAGTTGCCTCACCCTGTAAGCGCGTGAGTGAGATTTTTTTGGGCAAATTTCCTTCTCCAACCCATTGAACTTggcttcattttttattttggcactctatctcaaccttgttccattttggccctccaactctatttcttatgtttcattttaacACGAAAGCTGACTAGTCACATAGTGTGAATTGACTCTCATGGTAGGCGCGTGAGGCAGATTGTTTATGGCAAAATTCCTTCTCCAACAGTAATAAAATAACTGTTGGCCCCATTTTTAATCTCCCAACTTCCTTCCCCCATATTTCATCTTCATTATTTCCTTCCCCATTTACTGTTTATATGAAAACCGACCAATTTCagtcggtttcttaaaaaataaattttgcgggacacTAAAAGAGTTTTctgcatttttgcgccaaaaaaagaccgaagttggtcggtttcataaaaataaaaaattaaaaaattatattttgaaataaattttatattttgtgaaACGTGTGTGCATGCATATCCTGAAatacccacaaatttcataaattttcgaACCGCTAAATTTTCGAAACCGCAAACTTTCGAACCTGTAATGGAACAAGGTTGAGATAGAGTGCCaaaatgaaacataagaaatagagTTGGAGGGCCAAAATGGAACAAGGTTGAGATAGAGTGTCAAAATGAAAAATGGAGCCAAGTTCAACGGGTtgtctatgtatttggccaaGCAAGTATGTATACGCGCTGCATTTTTATGTCGGATAAAAGTTTTTGTAATAAAGTGAAACATAAAAAATGAGATTGGAG containing:
- the LOC104110354 gene encoding calcium uniporter protein 2, mitochondrial-like, with amino-acid sequence MAFKKMLAERLFNAYKITRPSLTTCRICSSTMTKSTASSNPNKRAPDPGDDRFFWRYLHRDSVATSPELRSLPIGEKLLEKLRGMDIARDRIRLDGLIPPPQQKPIPEEDSDAEEGKFTLADAKKVLRLAQLEVVKSRLKQIEKDWISYAEFIQICNGACPNDDQALEFAKMLDQSGTVIVLGNIVFLKPDQVVKAMKGLMPIPLAQPNDPKMMKELQQMEVKKAAIDKKAETLVGRELWCGLGYFVIQTAAFMRLTFWELSWDVMEPICFYVTSIYCMAGYAFFLRTSKEPSFEGFFQSRFSAKQKRLMKLHNFDLHRYNELRRVCDPHSSIPAGNTLTFHSSSMMSAA